One Candidatus Nitronauta litoralis genomic window, TGGCAGGAAATGTCTCGGAATGGGTGGAAGATTATTACGATCAGTTTGCATTTGAACGGCTGGAGATGATCAATCCTGTTTACGACAAGGAAACCAAAACCCGTGTTTATCGGGGCGGATCCTGGGATGCTACCAAGGTGAATGTACGCGCTTCCAAGCGCTTTGCCGCTACACCTGGTAGAAAAGATGCGATTGTAGGTTTTCGTTGTGGGAAATCATCCGAAAAGGAAAAATCCGTTGCAAAATAGTTTTAATCATTTGCAAGGCCAATTAAACCGGTTTCCTGACTTTATCTCGCCTGATTTAATTCTTTGTAATGGCACCAAGGGTTTGAAAAATTACCACACTGAGCTATCTGAGCTTTGACTGAGACGCCTTCCAATCGATTCCGCTACGCTGTATTTTTCCTGTTTTTTATTTCAGGGGCGACGGGTCTTATTTATGAAGTGGTCTGGACCCGTCAACTCACCCTGGTTCTTGGAAACACCCACTATTCAGTGGCCACCGTTCTTACCACTTTCATGGCCGGGTTGGCACTGGGTAGTTTTTTTGGAGGAAAATGGATAGATAGGCATGGCAATCCTTTACTGGTTTATGCCATGCTCGAAGCGGCGATCGGTCTTTATTGTCTTGCCATCCCCTGGTTGATTGATCTTGCCTTACCGCTGTTTAAAATGATTTATGCTGGCTTCCAGAGTTCATACCTGGAATCCAGCTTTTTACGCTTCCTGGTTTGTGCATCCATCCTGATAATCCCGACAACTTTGATGGGAGCTACCTTGCCCGTCCTTGGCAAGTTTGTTTCCCGAAACCCTGAAGGAATTGGGCGTGATGTCGGAACTTTATATGGTTTGAATACATTTGGGGCTGTTGTGGGGGCCTATGTCAGTGCCTACTGGTTAATGCGGTTGTTGGGGATCAGTATGACTGTTTATCTGGCGGCCTCCATAAACATCGGGATTGCCATCATCATTTTTTATTTTTTAAAAAAATTTCCTTCTTCATTTGTATTAATTACAGATTCTACACGGAACCTCGAAAAAAAAGCTTCCCTGCAATCAGAACCAGAATTGACACGAAAGGAATGGGGGGTGTTATTGGCTTTTGGAGTTTCCGGGGTAGCCGCTTTGATCTATCAAGTTGCGTGGAACCGAATTTTTTCACTTGTCCTTGGTTCTTCAGTTTACGCTTTCAGCTTGATCCTGACTACGTTCATATTAGGCCTGGCTCTGGGGACGATTGCATTTTCCCGATTGTGTCATCGTTTTAAAGACCTGAATGAAGTGTTTTCTTACCTGCAGCTGGCAATTGGGTTTTCCGCTCTGCTTACACTCCCATATTTCGGTTCTATCCCGTATGTCAACCGCTGGGTTTATCTTAATTGGGGCCAGGATTTTCAAACTATCCAATGGGCCAATTTTCTAACCATTCTGGTTTTAATATTTCTTCCAACCTTTTTAATGGGAGGACAATTCCCGGTTGTAATTAAGCTCGTTGCTAAACGGCTTGATTCCCTTGGGAAACGTGTAGGACAGGTCTATGCTTGTAATACTATTGGGACAATTATTGGAGCGTTTCTTGCCGGATTTATTTTAATTCCTGCTGTTGGAATCCAGGACACCCTCTGGATATCCACTTTAATTAACATCACCACTGGAATTGTTTTACTCACTTTTGCAAGTCAGTTAAATCGCCAATCAAAATTTGTGACTCTTACAATGGTTTTGCTTTTATGCCTGATGGGTTCCCAGCTTGTCCCGCGTTGGGATCGGGCAATTATATCAAGTGGGTCTTTCATGCCTTATCGCCTGGCTGATCTTGAACAGGCTATTGAGAAAAAAAATAAAATTTTATTTTATAAAGAGGGTATTCATACAACGGTCACCACAGAACTTTCTTACTCAGGAAATATTTTCTTGAGAGTAAATGGGAAAACAGATGCATCACTTGCCGGAGATATGAGGACTCAACTTTTATCCGGCTACATTCCAATGTTGGTGCATCCTGATCCAAAAAATGCATTGGTTGTGGGGCAGGGTAGTGGAGTGACCCTTGGAGCTGTATTGAGTTTTCCTGTTGAAAGCGCAGATCTGGTTGAAATTTCTCCTGCTGTTATTGAAGGTTCCCGCTATTTTGGTCCGTTCAACAACCACTCACTTGATGACAGCAGAGTCACAACCATTCTTCAGGATGGACGCAATCATCTCACTTTGACAGACAAAAGTTATGACGTGGTTATCTCCGAACCGTCTAACCCCTGGATTTCTGGAGTTGGTGCTTTATTCACCAAAGATTTCTACCAGTTGCTGGTCAAAAAGCTAAATCCAGGCGGAATCGCCTGTGTCTGGGTTCATACCAATATGTCGCCTGACAATTTCAAATCTATAGTCAAAGCCTTCACTTCCGTTTTTGGGCATGTGACTATGTGGGAATCAATTGTTGGAGAAGATTATCTGCTGGTGGGCTCGATGCAGCCCTATCAGTTACCCTTCGAAAAGACACAAGCCCTTTTTAATGACCCAAAGCGTGGACGGGCTTTAAGAAGGCTGGGGCTGGCCGAAATTAAAGATTTAATGGGACTTTTTATTATGGACCAGGAGGGACTGAAAAATTTTAGTGCAGAAGCCCCAATGCATACTGATGACAACTCACTGCTTGAATTTAATGCTCCGGAATATATTTATAAAGATGAACGACATATTATTGTCCGTCAGTTGACTCCGTTTTTTGGGGGAAAACCGGATTTACTGAAATTTACAACGACAGATGTTGATACCAGTCTAAAGGTTAAAAAAGAGGTTGCGGCACTTGAAAGAACTGAAACGCAGGTAAAAGAAATAAAAAGAAAAGCTCAGGTGGAACAACACTTGGGACGAGCCCTGGAGGCGGTAAATGCTCAGCAGATGGAAAAAGCTCTACAAAACTATTTTGAAGTATTAAAGCTCGATCCAGATCATGTGCTGACATTTTTCAATATGGGAAACGTCTATCGAGGGATGAGGAAATATGAAAAAGCAGAGATTTCCTACAGAAAAGCGCTTGAAATCAATCCATACTATGTTTTTGCCTCCATGGGACTGGCGCAGGTTTATCTTGTGACCAAGCAACCGGGTAAGGCTCATAAGGTGTTGAATCGGGCTCTGCAGATTTTGCCGGAGGATGCTGAAATTAGGACCTGGCTCGGATTGTCGTATATTAAGAGTAATAGGTTGGAAGAGGGCCTTGAGGAAATCATGCAAGCAGTTCAATCTGACCCCTATTATCTTCCAGCCTATTTCTATCTGGGGTTGTATCTATCAGAATCAGATAGTAGCAAGGCCCGTAAGTATCTTGATTATTTCCTCAATCGGGTTGCCGGGGATAGCCGGTTTAAGAATATGGAGCAAAAAGCTCGGGAGCTTTTAAACAAACTTTAATCATTGTTGGGTAGTCTGTATACTCGCAGAACTTTCTCATACTGTTGAAAAGTTTATAATTAACGGAAATAAACAGAAACATCCTTGATCTTCAATATCGGATGAGATGAGTGATTTTTAAATATGCCTAAAAAAATCAAAGTTTTATGGGTTCTAACCAGCATTGTCATTGTACTTGGGTTTTTCTTTACCTCTATTAAATTTCAAGTGCAACAATCTCGTGAGGACCACAAGCGCCGAGCTGAAGAATCACGGATAGCTTATGAGGAGAAACTGGCAAAACGCAAGGCGGCCATGGCCCTTTCTAAAAAGGTCGAAAATATCCGGGAAATGGTAGCTTCGGGAAAAAATAAAAAAGCGATTATACTTGCGAAAGAAGTGGTTGAGAAAGATCCTGAAAATGCCCTTGCACGCACCTGGTGGGCAGTGGCATTGGTAAACTTGAAGAAAATGGATGAGGCGATTGAAATGTTTAAAGCATCCTCATCTAAGGACCCGAACCAGGCTAAGACCTATCAATTTTGGGGGCTCACCCTGGTAAAAATGGGACGCTATCAGGAAGCCATAGATAAATATGAAAACGCTCTGCTTCTGGAACCGGAAAACAGCAACGGGTTTACTTACTGGGGAGCAGCGCTGGGACAGATGGGGCGCCATAAGGAAGCTGTTGAAAAGTTGATTAAAGCTCTGGATTTGAATCCTTTTAACAAACTGGCTTACGGAGTTCTGGTTGATTCTTACTTCCATCTTGGAGATTATCCCAAAGCATGGGAGACTGTTAAAAATGCAAAAAAACAAAAACTGACAATTCCGGAAGGAACTTTGTCAAGATTGAGGAAAGTAAGCCCCGAAAAGGGGTAGTTCAATTAAAACTTTAAAATGGAAACATTTTAAGAGAATTGGGTTAAAAAATTGGTTTTAAAGGGCTGAATTTCAAGTTATTTCAATATTTTGTGGTATTTTCCCAGTTTTTTGCTATATTATTCCAGTTTTATTTGCCCTATTCAGGTGACCTTCATTGGTAGTTCCCACCTGGTCAGTCCCTGTCATACAGCTTGGGAGGAAAATCTTAGTGTTGTCCTACAAAACAGGTAGTTCTAAACGTTTATTTGCCGTAATTGCGTTTGCCTTGATCGGCTTTGCTCCGGTTTCCGTATTTGCGGCTGACTTTGAAGGGAATCTTGATTTTTTTAAGGGTTTTGATTGGGAGTCCGTTCATGAAGAAGTAAATAAAAATAATAATGAATCCAAAGGCCAATCCAATAAGCCCGGGGCGCAAACCAATAAAGGGCCATTTGAAGTTACGCAGACAACTGAAGTAACAATTCAGTTGGAAAAAAAGATGCCCGCAATGCAAGGGTCTAGTGACAAGCCATTCCTTGGGCCGGACCCAATGGAATCAGATTTTGAAGATGACCCCTTTGCAACTGAAGAGCAGGAAATCCCGGAGCTTAGTGATCCTCTTGAGGGTCTAAACCGGACTGTTTATAATTTTAACGATACCGTTTACGACAATCTGCTCAAGCCAGTGGCAGAGACTTACCGCGATCTGCTTCACGAAGAAGTGCGCATAGCAGTTCGTAACTTGTTTAACAATGCATTGGCTCCTGTAAAGTTTGTCAGTAGTGTCGTCCAATTGAATCCCGGAAAAGCGGGCCGAGTTGTTGGGCGCACCCTCCTCAACACGGTTTTTGGTTGGGGTGGTATGCTGGACGTTGCGGGCCAGGAGTACGGTATCAAAGATGTGAATGAGGATTTTAACCAGGCACTTGGGTATCACGGTGTCGGTTCGGGACCTTATATTGTCCTTCCCTTTTTAGGGCCCACGACTGCAAGAGGTGTTGCTGGCCGTGTGGTTGACTCCTTTCTGAGCCCGACTATCGTGGCGGCTCCCGGATTTGCAGTTGGGGCTGCATTGTCAGGTGGAAGGATTGTTAACGACACCTCCTTCAGAGTGGAAGACATAGAAACGCTGAAGAAGGAAGCCATCGACCCCTATATCAGCATGCGCGACTTCTATCATCAGTACACTGAAGGACAGGTTTTAAAATAAATTAAAAATTGATTTATTCCCAACTTGTCTCTTTCTACTGATCTTTCTTTTAGGTATCCTGCCAATGTTTTTAACAAACATACAGGCAGGATACCTTGAACAACTCCCCTGAAAATTCCAATCGGCTGGCAAATGAGACCAGTCTCTATCTTCTCCAGCACGCTCACCAACCAGTAAACTGGTACCCCTGGGGCCAGGAAGCCCTTGAAAAAGCCAAGCAAGAGAATAAACCCATCTTCCTCAGCATTGGGTATTCGGCTTGTCACTGGTGTCATGTCATGGCACATGAATCATTCGATAATGAAGAAATTGCCCGGTTGATGAACGATTGGTTTATCAATATAAAGGTCGATCGTGAGGAACGGCCCGACATTGATGCTGTCTATATGAAATCAATTGTAGCCATGAATGGGCACGGTGGTTGGCCCATGAGTGTGTTTTTGACTCCTGCCCAGAAACCTTACCTAGGTGGAACCTACTATCCTCCTGAGGCAAGACACAATCGTCCTGGCTTTCCCCAGGTTCTTAAACAGGCCCATGATCTTTTTCATAACAAAACGCAACAGATCGAATCACAGGCGGCAAAAGTGATAAAGAAAATTGAAGAGCCCATACCTTTGCCAGATCCAAAAGGTCACTCAGCGGATACAGTGATCCAGGCTGCAGTGGATCTCCTGATGGAACGGTTTGATGAAAAGTTTGGAGGTTTTGGGAACGGAATGAAATTCCCGGAACCTATGGTTTACAGCCTGCTCCTCCGGCATTGGGTGAAATCGGGGCAAAACAGTTCGATTGAAATGATAGACCGAAGTCTGACGCAAATGGCAGGTGGTGGCATTTATGACCAGATTGGTGGTGGCTTTCATCGCTATTCAACCGACAGGGAATGGCGCGTGCCGCATTTTGAAAAGATGCTTTATGACAATGCTTTGATGGCACGCCTCTATCTGGAAACCTGTCAGGCTACCCGTCAAGATCTATATCGTGAAATCCCATTAGAAATTTTTGAATATATCGACCGTGAAATGACTTCTTCAGCCGGCGGGTTTTATGCCAGCCAGGATGCGGACACGGAAGCAGGGGAGGGACACTTTTTTACCTGGGAATTAAAAGAAGTTCTTGATTTGCTCGGACCACGACATGCAAAAGTGTTTGCACGTGCTTATGGCATGACACCCGGAGGAAATTTTGAGAAGCGGAATGTCCTGTTCCGTGCGGTTGACCCTGAAACCATTTCCAAAGAAGAAGGGATGGCTATTTTTGAAGTTGACCATTCCCTTAAAAAAGCAAAAGAAACCCTGTTCGAGGCAAGGAGTAAAAGACAGAGGCCAACCCGCGATAACAAAATAATCGCGTCCTGGAATGGCATGATGATTTCGGCTCTTGCATTTGGTTCCCGGGTTTTGAATAACCCCGAATTAAAGAACCGGAGCATTAAATGTGCTGATTATCTTTGGGACACCCTTTGGGATGGAAAGTGCCTGAAGAGAGTAATAATGGAAGGTGAAGCTAAATACGATGCCTGCCTGGAAGATTGTGCTCATTTGCTCGATGGATTTTTGAACTTGTATGAAGCAACCTTTGACCTGAAGTGGATCGATCGCTGTGAGTCTTTGGCCCAATATACAATTGAAGAATTTTCTGACCAGAAAGAGGGCGGTTTTTTTATGACGGGTAATCATCACGAAGGATTGATCACCCGACTCAAACCTGGGGCCGACGAGGCAATCCCATCAGCAAATGCTGTTGCGGCCCTGGCCTTTTTAAAACTTGGCGTTGTTACGGGAAATTCGAATTTTACAAAGCAGGGGCGTGGGGTTCTGGATTCGTTTCGGGCAGAAATGGAGAACCGGCCAGCAGCTCATCTTGGCTTGTTGGCGGCCCAGGATTTCGATTCCGGTTCCCTCACCGAAATTGTTGTGAGCGGCCCAACTTCGGGGACGGACCATGAAGAGCTCATGGACCGTATATACCAGGACTTTCGACCCTCGAAAGTTGTTGTCGGATATCCCGGTGCTGATGAGGAGAAGCGTGTACCCCTTTCACAGGATCGGGGACCCATTATGGGTAAATCTACTGTGTACTTATGTCAAAAACAAACCTGTCATCCCCCAGTTACATCAGCCGAAGATCTGGATTCCCAATTAACCAGACCGCCAATTATCCAACTGAATATTTATGATCAGGAAGGTGCGACTAAAGACATGGAGAAGAAAGAGCAGGAACAATTCCTGAATGCCATGTCGCAAATCTTCAAATTTTCAGGGTTGGATAAAAAATAGCTTTTAGAACTCCACCTCGTACACGTGGTACCCCGCATGTTTCATACCAAGATGTGAATATACTTTTCGTCCCGGACTGTTTTCCTCTTCAACATATAGCCGCAAACCCCTGACGGATTCGTTTTTTCTTGCAAGGCTCTCTATATATCTGTATATGCCGGTGAAGACCCCCTGCCTTCTATAATCTCTTTGGACATAAACACTTTGTAACCACCAGAGTTCACCATTCCTCCAGTCGCTCCATTCATAGGTAATCATTGCCTGACCAATTACCTGGCCTCTGGATTCCGCAACAAAATATTGGCAACGCTCTGGTCTCTCCAGACCGCCAACAACTCCGGCCATAATGGTGCTGTTGTCCAGTTCTTTTCCTTCGGTTTCCTTTGCCAGAAGTTGATTAAACTCTGCCAATACCGCTGCATCATTCTTGCAGCCAATTCTAATTTTAATTTCTGGATGAGCTTGAGTCATAACCGATTGGATGTGTGAATTAGCAGTGCGTCAATCATTTCATTGATACGCTCATTAATTGTTTCGTTTATAAGCGCACCGTCCTTA contains:
- a CDS encoding tetratricopeptide repeat protein, with amino-acid sequence MTETPSNRFRYAVFFLFFISGATGLIYEVVWTRQLTLVLGNTHYSVATVLTTFMAGLALGSFFGGKWIDRHGNPLLVYAMLEAAIGLYCLAIPWLIDLALPLFKMIYAGFQSSYLESSFLRFLVCASILIIPTTLMGATLPVLGKFVSRNPEGIGRDVGTLYGLNTFGAVVGAYVSAYWLMRLLGISMTVYLAASINIGIAIIIFYFLKKFPSSFVLITDSTRNLEKKASLQSEPELTRKEWGVLLAFGVSGVAALIYQVAWNRIFSLVLGSSVYAFSLILTTFILGLALGTIAFSRLCHRFKDLNEVFSYLQLAIGFSALLTLPYFGSIPYVNRWVYLNWGQDFQTIQWANFLTILVLIFLPTFLMGGQFPVVIKLVAKRLDSLGKRVGQVYACNTIGTIIGAFLAGFILIPAVGIQDTLWISTLINITTGIVLLTFASQLNRQSKFVTLTMVLLLCLMGSQLVPRWDRAIISSGSFMPYRLADLEQAIEKKNKILFYKEGIHTTVTTELSYSGNIFLRVNGKTDASLAGDMRTQLLSGYIPMLVHPDPKNALVVGQGSGVTLGAVLSFPVESADLVEISPAVIEGSRYFGPFNNHSLDDSRVTTILQDGRNHLTLTDKSYDVVISEPSNPWISGVGALFTKDFYQLLVKKLNPGGIACVWVHTNMSPDNFKSIVKAFTSVFGHVTMWESIVGEDYLLVGSMQPYQLPFEKTQALFNDPKRGRALRRLGLAEIKDLMGLFIMDQEGLKNFSAEAPMHTDDNSLLEFNAPEYIYKDERHIIVRQLTPFFGGKPDLLKFTTTDVDTSLKVKKEVAALERTETQVKEIKRKAQVEQHLGRALEAVNAQQMEKALQNYFEVLKLDPDHVLTFFNMGNVYRGMRKYEKAEISYRKALEINPYYVFASMGLAQVYLVTKQPGKAHKVLNRALQILPEDAEIRTWLGLSYIKSNRLEEGLEEIMQAVQSDPYYLPAYFYLGLYLSESDSSKARKYLDYFLNRVAGDSRFKNMEQKARELLNKL
- a CDS encoding tetratricopeptide repeat protein is translated as MPKKIKVLWVLTSIVIVLGFFFTSIKFQVQQSREDHKRRAEESRIAYEEKLAKRKAAMALSKKVENIREMVASGKNKKAIILAKEVVEKDPENALARTWWAVALVNLKKMDEAIEMFKASSSKDPNQAKTYQFWGLTLVKMGRYQEAIDKYENALLLEPENSNGFTYWGAALGQMGRHKEAVEKLIKALDLNPFNKLAYGVLVDSYFHLGDYPKAWETVKNAKKQKLTIPEGTLSRLRKVSPEKG
- a CDS encoding VacJ family lipoprotein — protein: MSYKTGSSKRLFAVIAFALIGFAPVSVFAADFEGNLDFFKGFDWESVHEEVNKNNNESKGQSNKPGAQTNKGPFEVTQTTEVTIQLEKKMPAMQGSSDKPFLGPDPMESDFEDDPFATEEQEIPELSDPLEGLNRTVYNFNDTVYDNLLKPVAETYRDLLHEEVRIAVRNLFNNALAPVKFVSSVVQLNPGKAGRVVGRTLLNTVFGWGGMLDVAGQEYGIKDVNEDFNQALGYHGVGSGPYIVLPFLGPTTARGVAGRVVDSFLSPTIVAAPGFAVGAALSGGRIVNDTSFRVEDIETLKKEAIDPYISMRDFYHQYTEGQVLK
- a CDS encoding thioredoxin domain-containing protein, with the translated sequence MNNSPENSNRLANETSLYLLQHAHQPVNWYPWGQEALEKAKQENKPIFLSIGYSACHWCHVMAHESFDNEEIARLMNDWFINIKVDREERPDIDAVYMKSIVAMNGHGGWPMSVFLTPAQKPYLGGTYYPPEARHNRPGFPQVLKQAHDLFHNKTQQIESQAAKVIKKIEEPIPLPDPKGHSADTVIQAAVDLLMERFDEKFGGFGNGMKFPEPMVYSLLLRHWVKSGQNSSIEMIDRSLTQMAGGGIYDQIGGGFHRYSTDREWRVPHFEKMLYDNALMARLYLETCQATRQDLYREIPLEIFEYIDREMTSSAGGFYASQDADTEAGEGHFFTWELKEVLDLLGPRHAKVFARAYGMTPGGNFEKRNVLFRAVDPETISKEEGMAIFEVDHSLKKAKETLFEARSKRQRPTRDNKIIASWNGMMISALAFGSRVLNNPELKNRSIKCADYLWDTLWDGKCLKRVIMEGEAKYDACLEDCAHLLDGFLNLYEATFDLKWIDRCESLAQYTIEEFSDQKEGGFFMTGNHHEGLITRLKPGADEAIPSANAVAALAFLKLGVVTGNSNFTKQGRGVLDSFRAEMENRPAAHLGLLAAQDFDSGSLTEIVVSGPTSGTDHEELMDRIYQDFRPSKVVVGYPGADEEKRVPLSQDRGPIMGKSTVYLCQKQTCHPPVTSAEDLDSQLTRPPIIQLNIYDQEGATKDMEKKEQEQFLNAMSQIFKFSGLDKK
- a CDS encoding GNAT family N-acetyltransferase, yielding MTQAHPEIKIRIGCKNDAAVLAEFNQLLAKETEGKELDNSTIMAGVVGGLERPERCQYFVAESRGQVIGQAMITYEWSDWRNGELWWLQSVYVQRDYRRQGVFTGIYRYIESLARKNESVRGLRLYVEEENSPGRKVYSHLGMKHAGYHVYEVEF